One genomic region from Lysobacterales bacterium encodes:
- a CDS encoding dienelactone hydrolase family protein, with protein MNTPRRLDQHDFHPEVLRLFDQFVHGLIDRRAFLAGAGHYAAGAAGAAGLLAALSPRFAAAQQVSADDARLRAEYREFDSPEGHGKGRGYLAQPAEAAGALPSVLVVHENRGLNPHIEDVARRLAIVGYRAFAPDALFSLGGYPGDEDAARTLFAQLDQVKCRADFLAAARWLQALDGGNGRLGATGFCYGGAIVNLLATQLPELAAAAPYYGGAAPLDGVAQIRAELLVVLAADDERVNATWPPYEAALTAAGTRFELFQPAGTLHGFHNDTTPRYSEAAAREAWAKTLALFERTLRG; from the coding sequence ATGAACACGCCGCGCCGTCTTGACCAGCACGATTTCCATCCCGAAGTGCTGCGCCTGTTCGACCAGTTTGTGCACGGGCTGATCGATCGTCGCGCGTTCCTGGCGGGAGCCGGACACTACGCCGCGGGCGCGGCTGGCGCGGCCGGGCTGCTGGCTGCGCTCAGTCCGCGCTTCGCCGCCGCGCAGCAGGTCAGCGCGGACGACGCGCGCCTCCGCGCGGAATACCGCGAATTCGATTCGCCCGAGGGCCACGGCAAGGGCCGAGGCTATCTGGCCCAGCCCGCCGAGGCGGCCGGCGCGCTGCCCAGCGTGCTGGTGGTGCACGAAAACCGCGGCCTCAACCCGCATATCGAGGATGTCGCGCGCCGCCTCGCGATCGTCGGCTACCGGGCCTTCGCGCCGGACGCGCTGTTCAGCCTTGGCGGCTACCCGGGCGACGAAGACGCCGCGCGGACGCTGTTTGCCCAGCTCGACCAGGTGAAGTGCCGCGCGGATTTCCTCGCTGCCGCGCGCTGGCTGCAGGCGCTGGACGGCGGCAACGGACGTCTGGGCGCGACCGGCTTCTGCTACGGCGGCGCCATCGTCAACCTGCTGGCCACGCAGCTGCCCGAGCTCGCCGCAGCCGCGCCCTACTACGGCGGCGCCGCACCGCTGGACGGTGTAGCGCAGATCCGCGCCGAGCTGCTGGTGGTGCTGGCCGCCGACGACGAGCGCGTCAACGCCACCTGGCCGCCCTACGAGGCTGCGCTGACCGCGGCGGGCACCCGCTTCGAGCTGTTCCAGCCTGCGGGCACGCTGCACGGCTTCCATAACGACACCACGCCGCGCTACAGCGAAGCCGCGGCGCGCGAGGCCTGGGCCAAGACGCTGGCGCTGTTCGAGCGCACGCTGCGCGGCTGA
- a CDS encoding helix-turn-helix transcriptional regulator — MDSLRSNSVPTSNPAIGGLLRDWRQRRRLSQLDLALEAEISTRHLSFIETGRARPSRELVLHLATLLELPLRERNRWLLAAGFAPAFAETALDNPALSAAREAVQRVIELHSPFPAVAVDRHWNLQLANASAQALLASVDPALLQPQANVLRLSLHPRGLAPQIVNLKQWRGHLLARLRRQVQESGDDVLARLLAELSAYPPLSHEAERHDTPESPTPDVLMLFRLRSPLGELALFSTITVFGTPADITLSELALECFYPADAATAERLRALARV, encoded by the coding sequence ATGGACAGCCTTCGATCGAACTCCGTGCCGACCTCGAACCCCGCCATTGGCGGCCTGCTGCGCGACTGGCGGCAGCGCCGTCGACTCTCACAGCTGGACCTGGCGCTGGAGGCCGAGATCTCGACCCGGCATCTCAGCTTCATCGAGACCGGCCGCGCCCGACCCAGCCGCGAGCTGGTGCTGCATCTCGCCACCCTGCTGGAGCTGCCGCTGCGCGAGCGCAACCGCTGGCTGCTGGCGGCCGGATTCGCGCCGGCCTTCGCCGAAACCGCGCTCGACAATCCGGCGCTGTCTGCCGCACGCGAGGCGGTGCAGCGGGTGATCGAGCTGCACTCGCCGTTTCCCGCGGTGGCGGTGGACCGCCACTGGAACCTGCAGCTCGCCAACGCCAGCGCGCAGGCCCTGCTCGCCAGCGTCGATCCGGCGCTGCTGCAGCCGCAGGCCAATGTGCTGCGCCTGAGCCTGCATCCGCGCGGGCTGGCGCCGCAGATCGTCAACCTGAAGCAGTGGCGAGGACATCTGCTCGCACGCCTGCGTCGGCAGGTGCAGGAGAGTGGGGACGACGTGCTGGCGCGGCTGCTCGCCGAGCTGTCGGCCTACCCGCCGCTGTCGCACGAAGCCGAGCGACACGACACGCCCGAATCCCCGACCCCCGACGTGCTGATGCTGTTCCGCCTGCGCAGCCCGCTGGGCGAGCTCGCCCTGTTCAGCACCATCACCGTCTTCGGCACCCCCGCCGACATCACCCTGTCGGAGCTTGCCTTGGAATGCTTTTATCCGGCCGATGCCGCGACGGCTGAGCGTCTGCGGGCGCTGGCGCGCGTCTGA
- a CDS encoding DUF4832 domain-containing protein has protein sequence MPTRFIRPRTATRVLCQAAYAALLVIGLVMLGRANAAEFTPSRTDELHPNPHSGFMLWGTTVGTANHYGARIYHVYVPWREIETSDQVFDWAGFEQRRLQPLLNANPDTTFVLRLVADYPNGSASGISTYYTGGQNERDYPLFLEQPPLNIAGSDYSSCNGDGPGRTPDWNHPQMAVQMGQLITALAQRYDGHPRITAVQVGLLGLWGEWHQSGCAQNAPAAAIKASVRDAYAAAFSRTPLQTRYARSPDASGVEFGFHEDYFPSFTGLCARFNPAMPRCSSSGDWNLEWAMLNLTPGSQDNWRSAPISGESPFSDQKNTWTERTEDVLSLLRQFHFSFLGPAGKHEEPGHGAVMNRIRRLLGYRLHIDRVRVPAPLVPQQSISIELELSNSGAAPLYHAYAVAIDGVDAGGSTRFTLLSAADLRDVVPGETLSVVETQTLPAQVPPGDYSLRLRLMPLVPGSMRVLLHSGPRDSEGRVILGTVAVTALAAGPVFRDGFETP, from the coding sequence ATGCCGACCCGATTCATCCGCCCTCGAACCGCAACCCGCGTGCTGTGCCAGGCAGCGTACGCAGCGCTCCTGGTGATCGGGCTCGTCATGCTGGGGCGCGCAAACGCCGCGGAATTCACGCCGTCTCGCACCGACGAACTGCACCCCAACCCCCACAGCGGCTTCATGCTGTGGGGGACAACCGTCGGCACCGCCAATCACTATGGCGCGCGGATCTACCACGTCTACGTGCCCTGGCGGGAAATCGAAACCAGCGATCAGGTGTTCGACTGGGCGGGGTTCGAGCAGCGCCGCCTGCAGCCGCTGCTCAACGCCAATCCCGACACCACCTTTGTGCTGCGGCTGGTGGCCGACTACCCCAACGGCAGCGCGAGCGGCATCAGCACCTACTACACGGGCGGCCAGAACGAGCGCGACTATCCGCTGTTCCTGGAGCAGCCCCCGCTCAATATCGCCGGCAGCGACTACAGCAGCTGCAATGGCGATGGTCCGGGCCGCACGCCGGACTGGAACCATCCGCAGATGGCCGTGCAGATGGGCCAGCTGATCACGGCATTGGCGCAGCGCTATGACGGCCATCCGCGCATCACCGCCGTGCAGGTCGGACTGCTCGGCCTGTGGGGCGAATGGCACCAGTCAGGCTGCGCCCAGAACGCGCCGGCGGCGGCGATCAAGGCCAGCGTCCGTGATGCTTACGCCGCGGCGTTCAGCCGCACGCCGCTGCAAACCCGCTACGCCCGCTCGCCCGATGCGTCGGGCGTGGAGTTCGGCTTCCACGAGGACTACTTTCCCTCCTTCACCGGCTTGTGCGCGCGCTTCAACCCGGCCATGCCGCGCTGCAGTTCCAGCGGCGACTGGAATCTGGAATGGGCGATGCTGAACCTCACCCCGGGCTCGCAGGACAACTGGCGCAGCGCACCGATCTCGGGCGAGAGCCCCTTCAGCGACCAGAAGAACACGTGGACAGAGCGCACCGAAGACGTGCTCAGCCTGCTGCGCCAGTTCCACTTCAGCTTTCTGGGACCCGCCGGCAAGCATGAAGAGCCGGGCCACGGCGCCGTGATGAACCGGATCCGCCGCCTGCTCGGATACCGGCTGCACATCGATCGCGTGCGCGTGCCGGCCCCTCTCGTTCCGCAGCAGAGCATCAGCATCGAACTTGAGCTCTCGAACAGCGGCGCAGCGCCGCTCTACCACGCCTACGCGGTCGCGATCGATGGCGTCGACGCCGGCGGTTCCACTCGTTTCACCCTGCTCTCGGCTGCCGACCTGCGAGATGTCGTTCCAGGCGAGACGCTTTCGGTGGTCGAAACCCAGACCTTGCCGGCCCAGGTCCCGCCTGGCGACTACAGCCTGCGCCTGCGCTTGATGCCCCTGGTGCCCGGCAGCATGAGAGTTCTGCTCCACAGCGGCCCGCGCGACAGCGAGGGGCGGGTGATCCTGGGCACGGTCGCGGTCACAGCTCTGGCTGCAGGGCCCGTGTTCCGTGACGGGTTCGAGACCCCGTGA
- a CDS encoding alkaline phosphatase: MRPVRFLPLAAALCALAPFAAAQAAGSAIFLHPDGMGANTWMATRLYTVGVDGRLAWDRLPQVALYVGPTLDAVNQSSNAGATTHAWGLRVDLDAYGTLRGEPLTRSASGFAGSLMREAKAAGKRIAIVNSSSLTEPGTGAFLARVPNRDDEAEIAAQILAAQPDVALGGGEMFFLPKGVTGRHGEGVREDGRNLVEEARAAGYTVVFSAEELAAVPVGTPRLLGLFAAEETFNEADEATLAAQKRPNFQPQAPRFDVMIAAALKQLADSPKGYLLVGNEEATDNLSGENNAPATLDAAQGADRAIAIALEQAARDPGLTVIVASDSDNGGMNATSDDLDELPRPLPQVTENGSPLDSDGGKPFLTPPDRHGQRLPFYITWASLSDSAGGTVVRGMGPGAQRIEGTVDASTVFHALHAGLFGGGKAVE, translated from the coding sequence ATGCGTCCTGTTCGATTTCTTCCGCTCGCTGCTGCGCTGTGTGCGCTGGCTCCGTTCGCCGCTGCGCAGGCCGCCGGCAGCGCGATCTTCCTGCACCCCGACGGCATGGGCGCCAACACCTGGATGGCGACGCGTCTGTACACCGTGGGTGTCGATGGGCGTCTGGCCTGGGACCGCTTGCCGCAGGTGGCGCTGTACGTCGGGCCCACGCTGGATGCGGTGAACCAGAGTTCGAATGCCGGCGCCACCACCCACGCCTGGGGGCTGCGGGTGGATCTGGATGCCTACGGCACGCTGCGCGGCGAGCCGCTGACGCGCTCGGCCTCGGGGTTCGCGGGCAGCCTGATGCGCGAAGCCAAGGCCGCCGGCAAACGCATCGCCATCGTCAATTCGTCCAGCCTCACCGAGCCCGGCACCGGCGCCTTTCTGGCGCGCGTGCCGAACCGCGATGATGAGGCCGAGATCGCGGCGCAGATCCTCGCCGCGCAGCCCGATGTCGCGCTGGGCGGCGGTGAGATGTTCTTCCTGCCGAAGGGCGTCACCGGGCGCCACGGCGAGGGCGTGCGCGAGGACGGCCGCAACCTCGTCGAAGAGGCGCGCGCTGCGGGCTACACCGTGGTCTTTTCTGCCGAGGAGCTTGCGGCCGTGCCGGTGGGTACGCCGCGGCTGCTCGGCCTGTTCGCCGCCGAGGAAACCTTCAACGAGGCCGATGAAGCCACGCTGGCCGCCCAGAAGCGGCCGAACTTCCAGCCGCAGGCGCCGCGCTTCGATGTGATGATCGCCGCCGCGCTGAAGCAGCTGGCCGACAGCCCCAAGGGCTATCTACTGGTGGGCAACGAGGAGGCCACTGACAATCTGTCGGGCGAGAACAACGCGCCTGCCACGCTCGATGCGGCCCAGGGCGCGGATCGCGCCATTGCGATTGCGCTGGAGCAGGCGGCGCGCGATCCCGGCCTGACCGTGATCGTCGCGTCCGACTCCGACAACGGCGGCATGAACGCCACCAGCGATGACCTCGACGAGCTGCCGCGCCCCTTGCCCCAAGTCACCGAGAACGGCTCGCCCCTGGACAGCGATGGCGGCAAGCCCTTCCTCACCCCGCCGGACCGCCACGGCCAGCGCCTGCCCTTCTACATCACCTGGGCCTCCCTGAGCGACAGCGCCGGCGGCACGGTGGTACGTGGCATGGGGCCAGGCGCCCAGCGCATCGAAGGCACCGTCGATGCGAGCACCGTGTTCCATGCCCTGCATGCCGGCCTGTTCGGCGGCGGAAAAGCCGTCGAGTAA
- a CDS encoding alkylphosphonate utilization protein produces the protein MPDTLPACPKCGSENTYPDGELYICADCGEEWPQQAQAEEVDVERVVVDANGTPLADGDAVVLIKDLKVKGSSTVLKVGSKVKSIRLVGGDHEVDCRMDAGNFMLKACYLRKV, from the coding sequence ATGCCTGACACCCTTCCTGCCTGCCCTAAGTGCGGCTCCGAGAACACCTACCCCGACGGCGAGCTCTACATCTGCGCCGACTGCGGTGAGGAGTGGCCGCAGCAGGCGCAGGCAGAAGAAGTGGACGTTGAACGCGTGGTCGTCGACGCCAACGGCACGCCGCTGGCGGACGGCGACGCGGTGGTGCTGATCAAGGACCTCAAGGTCAAGGGCAGCTCCACTGTGCTCAAGGTTGGCAGCAAGGTGAAGAGCATCCGCTTGGTCGGCGGCGACCATGAAGTCGACTGCCGCATGGACGCTGGCAACTTCATGCTGAAGGCCTGCTACCTGCGCAAGGTCTGA